In Leishmania major strain Friedlin complete genome, chromosome 34, the following proteins share a genomic window:
- the APX gene encoding ascorbate peroxidase: MSGTSRRAKGLFTGIAVGTFVSGAMFVSCASARVEEPPFDIRALRADIEDMISEKLELGPSLIRLAWHEAASYDCFKKDGSPNSASMRFKPECLYAGNKGLDIPRKALETLKKKYPQISYADLWVLAAYVAIEYMGGPTIPFCWGRVDAKDGSVCGPDGRLPDGSKTQSHVREVFRRLGFNDQETVALIGAHTCGECHIEFSGYHGPWTHDKNGFDNSFFTQLLDEDWVLNPKVEQMQLMDRATTKLMMLPSDVCLLLDPSYRKYVELYAKDNDRFNKDFANAFKKLTELGTRNLHKAPASES; encoded by the coding sequence ATGTCCGGCACCTCGCGGCGAGCGAAAGGCCTCTTTACCGGCATCGCTGTCGGCACCTTCGTGAGTGGTGCCATGTTTGTTTCCTGCGCCAGTGCACGCGTGGAGGAGCCGCCGTTCGACATCAGGGCTCTCCGCGCCGACATTGAGGACATGATCTCTGAAAAGCTGGAACTCGGACCTTCGCTGATTCGCCTCGCATGGCACGAGGCCGCCTCGTACGACTGCTTCAAGAAGGACGGCTCTCCGAACTCAGCGTCGATGCGCTTCAAACCGGAATGCCTGTATGCGGGTAACAAAGGTCTCGATATCCCTCGCAAAGCGCTGGAGACGTTGAAGAAGAAGTACCCTCAAATATCTTACGCTGATTTGTGGGTGCTCGCCGCCTACGTGGCCATCGAGTACATGGGTGGTCCCACGATTCCGTTCTGCTGGGGTCGTGTGGATGCCAAGGACGGCTCTGTGTGTGGACCTGACGGGCGCCTGCCGGACGGCTCAAAGACGCAAAGTCACGTGCGCGAGGTGTTCAGGCGTCTCGGGTTCAATGACCAGGAGACAGTGGCGCTCATCggtgcgcacacatgcgGTGAGTGCCACATCGAATTCTCCGGCTACCATGGGCCGTGGACACACGACAAGAACGGTTTTGACAACTCTTTCTTTACGCAGCTGCTCGATGAAGATTGGGTCTTGAATCCCAAGGTCGAGCAGATGCAGCTGATGGACCGCGCGACGACAAAGCTGATGATGCTTCCCAGTGACGtttgcctcctcctcgatccCAGCTACCGCAAGTACGTGGAGCTGTACGCAAAGGACAACGACCGCTTCAACAAAGACTTTGCGAATGCGTTCAAAAAGCTGACCGAGCTCGGCACCAGGAACCTTCACAAAGCACCCGCTTCGGAGAGCTAA